Below is a genomic region from Treponema sp. OMZ 798.
TTGTTCTATCGGTATCTTCAATACGTAAAACGAATTTTCCGCCCTTTGAGCGGGCAAAAAGATAATTGAACAAGGCTGTACGGACTCCGCCTATGTGCTGAAAGCCTGTAGGAGAGGGAGCATATCTGACTTTAACTTGCATAGTTACAAAACCTCCTAAAACTGTTATAGATAATGTCAAGTTTATTAAGGGACTCATTATACATTTTTTTAGGCTTAGGTGCAAGGCTTGAATTAAAGCTTATTTTTTTTAAGCCGATAAGAGGTATTAATGAAGACTTCTCTTATTAAATTTGCCGTTAGGTTAGTGTTTTTTTTATTTTGTGTTTCAGCCGTTTTTTCCGAATCCGGAGATATAAAGCAAAATATTCCGGCTGCTTCGATGCCCCCTAAGTGGGATCCATTGTTTCCTGCAGCCTTGTGGGTAAAAAATGCCCCAATCAACCAAGAAGCCGTCATTCATACGGTAAAAACAAAAGAAGAAATGGAAGCTTCTCTTAAATTTGACGAATCAAAACTGCAATCTGTTTTATTAAATAACGATATTTTTGCCCTATATGGAAAACCCGGGGCATACACAATGGGAATTTTAGGCCGATATACCCCCGAAGCCATTGAGCCGATTATGAATGAATTTGCTGCAACCTATGACGAAGCAAATAAGGAAAGAGGAATTATACCTGCTTTTTATTTAATTTACGGAACATGCTGGCCTGAAGGCGAGATCGGCCTTTTACGCTTATCCACCGTAAAAAAATATATAGAATTTGCTGCCGAAAGGGGCTGGTATGTATTTATTGACCACCAAATCGGGAAATATACGGTAGAACAGGCTATGAATACAATCTTACCCTTTTTGAAGTACCCAAACGTTCATCTTGCCTTGGATCCTGAGTGGCGTACAACGCAGCCGATGAAGGTTATCGGTTCCGTTACAGGTGATGAGATAAATAAGGCCCAAGAGATGATGGATAAATACATAAAGGAAAATAATATTACAGGCAGAAGGATGCTTGTAATTCATCAGTTTAATTCTATAATGATTAAAAAAAGAGCTAATGTAAGAAGCGATTATGAAAGAGTTCAGCTTATCCACTGTGCAGACGGCTTCGGCTCTCCACAATTAAAGAAGGACTCTTATGCCTATAATGCTCTGGCAAAAAACATTCCGCTTAAGTCGTTTAAGCTTTTTTCAAAACCGACTGTTGCCGGTGCAGGTTATGACCAGCCTATGATGAGCCCTGAAGAGGTCTTTAATTTAAATCCTCGTCCATATCTGATAATGTATCAATAAAAAAAGCTGTCAAAAATTAAGAAAATTAAATAAAAAAGGCTGTAAGCTCACAAAGAGATACAGCCTTTTTTGTTTTAAAGATGATATTGAAACCATGATGCCGGCTTAGCATGGTCATCCATGCCTTTATCAATAAATTATTTTAACTAAAATCCTAAAGAGTCTAAAATTTTATCTGCTGTTTGATCCAAAATACTGTCTATATATGAAGGATCTTGAAATTTTCTGGTAACTTCTTCTATTTTTTCTTTTCGGATGTCCGGGGCAGCCTTTACCGCATCCATTGCAAAATAAATTTCCGATAATTTTTGAGCCTCAGGAGACACTTGTACCGAATCGGAAATTTCTACCTTTTCCATTCTTCTGGGTTTTTGAGTGTTTTGTAAATTCTTGATCGGATCAATTCCGCCCAATTTTTCTATCATCATGTTTTCCTGCCTTCCTAACCGATTATCGGTTAATCTTAATCAAAAGTTAAGGTTTTATTTTTACAAAAGTCTATTTTCCTGTAACAAAAACCGAAAACTCCCCCTTTATCGACGGCCTTTTTTCAAAGTTTTGTAAAACTTCAACTGCCGGCCCCTTGATAATTTCTTCATGGAGTTTTGTAAGCTCCCTCCCCACAATAAGCTCACGGTTACTATCTATTTCGGCAATATCGGCCAAGAGCTTTACAATTCTATAGGGTGATTCGTATAAAACAAAACCTGCCCCGAAGTCAAAAAGCTCCTGCAGCCTCCGCTTGCGTTTTCCGGCCTTGGGCGACAAAAAACCTTCAAAAACTACTGTTTTGTCGTATGTTCCTGCTATACTCATGATAGCTCCAAAGGCTGAAGCTCCCGGAATCGGAATTATTGTGTGCCCTGCCTCCCTCGCCATCCTTACTAAAATAGAGCCCGGGTCGCTGATTGCCGGGGTTCCTGCATCGCTTGCATAGGCGATCTTTTTTCCTTCATCTAAAAGTTTTACAATTTTTTCGGAGGCTGCCGCTTCATTTACCGCCCTGCATGAAATTAGAGGCTTTGAGATTTCATAATGAGTTAAAAGGCCCAAGGTGTGCCTTGTGTCCTCACAGGCTATAAAATCGGCTTCTTTAAAAGTCTCCAAAGCTCTAAAACTGATGTCTTTTAGATTGCCTATAGGAGTGGCAACAACAAATAAAATTCCCACTTAGTCATTATATCATAGTTTTAGTATTGAATCAATAGAAAAAAAGGTGTATGATGTATTTATGACGGATTTACAGCCTTTATCATGGATGATATTAGTTTTTATAGGTCTTTTCTTAATTGTATTCGCCTATGTTCTTTTTAGCGCATCTGCAAAGCATGCAAGCGGAAAGAAGATTAGACAAACAGGAGAAAAAGGTGCTCCCGGCGTCTGCCCTGTCTGCGGTACTGTTTTAGCTCGAGGAGAACAAGTAAAGTCTGCTGTTTATCCCGGTGAAGATGACCGCTTATGTTATATCTACGGCTGTCCGCATTGTTATCCCAGCTGTGAAAATGAAGTGCATCGTCAGTGTCCTGTCTGCCATAAAACCGTTCCGAATGAAGCCCACCTTATTGCAAGGTATTTTGACCGTAGAAAGGGGAAAAAACGGGTCCACATACTGGGCTGCTCTAACTGCCGCTTTATGAGTTAAAAATGAAAAAAAACGCCTTTGCATCAAAATATTTTTTTAAAAATAAGTTATCATT
It encodes:
- a CDS encoding flagellar biosynthesis anti-sigma factor FlgM is translated as MIEKLGGIDPIKNLQNTQKPRRMEKVEISDSVQVSPEAQKLSEIYFAMDAVKAAPDIRKEKIEEVTRKFQDPSYIDSILDQTADKILDSLGF
- the rsmI gene encoding 16S rRNA (cytidine(1402)-2'-O)-methyltransferase; protein product: MGILFVVATPIGNLKDISFRALETFKEADFIACEDTRHTLGLLTHYEISKPLISCRAVNEAAASEKIVKLLDEGKKIAYASDAGTPAISDPGSILVRMAREAGHTIIPIPGASAFGAIMSIAGTYDKTVVFEGFLSPKAGKRKRRLQELFDFGAGFVLYESPYRIVKLLADIAEIDSNRELIVGRELTKLHEEIIKGPAVEVLQNFEKRPSIKGEFSVFVTGK